A genomic stretch from Desulfotignum balticum DSM 7044 includes:
- a CDS encoding 4Fe-4S dicluster domain-containing protein — MQSSVSRRQFLKSTVFAAGTAVAGTGLANAATNAHEEPLATLIDISRCIGCEECVYACKDANAHKFPEPEKPFPKMVPARVPVEDWSEKRDVTDRLTPYNWLYIQYATGVKDGKEITLTIPRRCMHCQNPPCVKLCPWGAAKQEPNGLSRIDSGICLGGSKCKNVCPWDIPQRQTGVGLYLDILPAFAGNGVMYKCDRCYQKLEKGEQPACIAACPEEVQVIGRRSEIIELARERAKEMDGYLYGLEENGGTHTIYVSPVPFDQLTYNTGKGKPHLNPVKDTMADGSNLALALVIAPVAGAAAALGKFYKHIKEEA, encoded by the coding sequence ATGCAGTCTTCAGTTTCACGACGTCAGTTTTTAAAATCCACTGTGTTTGCGGCCGGTACTGCGGTGGCTGGCACCGGTCTGGCAAACGCGGCCACAAATGCCCATGAAGAGCCCCTGGCCACGCTGATCGATATCAGCCGGTGCATCGGGTGCGAAGAATGTGTGTATGCCTGTAAAGATGCCAATGCCCACAAGTTTCCGGAACCGGAAAAACCCTTCCCAAAAATGGTTCCGGCCCGGGTCCCGGTGGAAGACTGGTCGGAGAAAAGGGATGTCACCGACCGGCTGACCCCCTATAACTGGCTGTACATCCAGTATGCCACCGGTGTCAAGGACGGCAAAGAGATTACTTTGACCATCCCCAGACGCTGCATGCACTGCCAGAACCCGCCCTGCGTCAAGCTGTGTCCCTGGGGAGCAGCCAAGCAGGAACCCAACGGGCTGTCCCGGATCGATTCCGGAATCTGCCTGGGCGGTTCCAAGTGTAAAAACGTCTGCCCCTGGGATATTCCACAGCGCCAGACCGGGGTGGGGTTGTACCTGGACATCCTGCCCGCCTTTGCCGGCAACGGGGTGATGTACAAATGTGACCGGTGTTACCAGAAACTGGAAAAAGGCGAACAGCCCGCCTGCATTGCAGCCTGCCCGGAAGAAGTTCAGGTGATCGGTCGACGCTCGGAAATCATTGAACTGGCCCGGGAACGGGCCAAAGAGATGGATGGGTATCTCTACGGCCTGGAAGAAAACGGGGGCACCCATACCATTTACGTGTCTCCGGTGCCTTTTGATCAGCTCACCTATAACACCGGCAAGGGAAAGCCCCACCTGAACCCGGTTAAAGATACCATGGCCGACGGGTCCAATCTGGCCCTGGCCCTGGTGATCGCCCCGGTGGCCGGTGCGGCCGCCGCATTGGGTAAATTTTACAAGCACATCAAAGAGGAGGCGTGA
- a CDS encoding SIS domain-containing protein — MLPWIFVAFKQVFFRFFRHIQVGKSLDQVRANTLVLFPRMPNCLCCGICALVAFKAQGPVSENTDALQDKIDHLTSLMSESDPESLFSDPDRYCPTDEVLTQIWESARALKQETVFNPLFFDSAQIQTLSRMTHTMSEIITQWQNRFTRSKSTLPPRTVEIISDRLEKLKDILWCLEKEVLGNISAIADLMPPDLFKNSHSDNLKIFQRINAVLNSMDRLEVRGRDSAGISVLFTLNSDEFNRFKTHLTEAGLTDRLKQRTNRSVLANNCININDPISDTPDQTSISFVYKFAAEIGALGDNIAFIRTQVRNDLILQALAGFNFDTLSVSAHTRWASVGDITEANCHPVDNTPADKEIETTGIIHVCLNGDIDNYLELKTEYEALYDKIHSQINTDTKLIPLQIQHYLKQGASIEDAFRQAVNDFDGSHAISMHTDLAPGKLFLAQKGSGQAIFVGIAPDHYIAASELYGVVEETVEYIKLNGGESGHIVILDQKSPGGLEGIQSFFYDGQPLDITHADVRISQITARDIDRQGFAHYFLKEINEAPFSVEKTLENTFTENPESGLLEIRLPESVLPRIIQTELAAGKLKKIFFIGQGTAGVAARGCANLLNTYLGDFTCDIRALKSSELSGFCMNENDDSATSMSNTLVVAISQSGTTTDTNRTVDMIRAAGARTLAIVNRRDSDLTFKVDGVFYTSSGRDIEMSVASTKAFYAQLTAGAVLGLYMAGIIGARSAEYITREIQELQTIPDKMRTVLAMRDTIRTSADRLAISKSYWATVGSGANKTAADEIRIKLSELCYKTISSDYVEDKKHIDLSSEPLIIVCAAGTRESVLADIVKDTAIFHAHKAAPIVITTRDEDRFDLYAADVFKVPEINESYAPILNTLVGHLWGYYAALAINEGSRFMFQWRTRVQEILDEYIAQGHNEYEVILEDKFREHIAEFYNLFTKKRRENGFPSAMGLDNATNITLLLKYLSGRLPVSDFEIDFLTKGTPANMLDTFFKNMNLAINNMARPVDAIKHQAKTVTVGTSRIKETFQGLVFDELTRHEIQVSQITNKNVLVIKRLQEVIDQVNGGLLYQITGLNLLGDVTPDTRITVLEKTGTLVNETSRVETDPQLKGTKNIIVREGNVYIGKGRKDKKSILVIPVLSSASDTSNIIEYILSLNVDFKSSESVTLLKKIKALGGKYTRIKDWILESENIVWDDKFLNLVPVETLFGETAEQVVAAIIKKLG; from the coding sequence ATGCTGCCCTGGATATTTGTTGCATTCAAACAGGTATTTTTCCGGTTTTTCCGCCACATCCAGGTCGGAAAATCCCTGGATCAGGTCCGTGCAAACACCCTTGTGCTGTTTCCTCGGATGCCCAATTGTCTGTGCTGCGGTATCTGCGCACTGGTCGCTTTCAAAGCCCAGGGGCCGGTATCTGAAAATACAGATGCCCTGCAAGACAAAATCGATCATCTGACATCCCTGATGTCAGAATCAGATCCTGAATCCCTGTTTTCCGATCCGGACCGGTATTGTCCGACTGATGAGGTTTTAACACAGATCTGGGAATCGGCCCGGGCCTTGAAACAGGAAACCGTATTCAACCCCCTGTTTTTTGATTCCGCACAGATTCAAACCCTGTCCCGGATGACCCACACGATGTCTGAAATCATCACCCAATGGCAGAACCGGTTCACCCGGTCAAAATCGACACTGCCGCCCCGGACGGTGGAGATCATCTCTGATCGCCTGGAAAAACTTAAAGACATCCTCTGGTGTCTGGAAAAAGAAGTGCTGGGCAATATTTCAGCCATTGCCGATCTGATGCCACCGGATCTTTTCAAAAACAGCCATTCCGACAATCTGAAAATCTTTCAACGCATCAATGCCGTGCTCAACAGCATGGACCGGCTGGAGGTTCGGGGACGCGATTCCGCAGGCATTTCCGTGCTGTTCACCCTGAATTCAGATGAATTTAACCGGTTCAAAACCCATCTGACCGAAGCCGGATTAACCGATCGTTTGAAACAACGGACCAACAGATCGGTGCTGGCCAACAACTGCATCAACATCAATGACCCGATTTCAGACACTCCCGACCAGACATCCATTTCGTTTGTTTATAAATTTGCCGCTGAAATCGGGGCACTGGGGGACAATATCGCCTTTATCAGAACCCAGGTTCGAAATGACCTGATTCTTCAAGCTTTGGCCGGTTTTAATTTTGACACGCTTTCGGTGAGTGCCCATACAAGATGGGCATCTGTCGGAGACATCACGGAAGCCAACTGCCATCCGGTGGACAACACTCCGGCGGACAAAGAGATTGAAACCACGGGAATCATTCATGTGTGCCTCAACGGGGATATTGACAATTATCTGGAACTCAAGACCGAATACGAAGCCCTGTATGACAAAATTCATTCCCAGATCAATACGGACACCAAACTGATTCCGCTGCAGATCCAGCATTACCTGAAACAGGGCGCATCCATTGAAGACGCATTCCGGCAGGCGGTCAATGATTTTGACGGGTCCCATGCCATTTCCATGCACACCGACCTGGCTCCGGGCAAATTGTTTCTGGCCCAGAAAGGCAGCGGACAGGCTATTTTTGTGGGCATTGCCCCGGATCACTACATTGCCGCATCCGAACTGTACGGGGTGGTGGAGGAAACCGTTGAATACATCAAACTCAACGGGGGGGAATCCGGGCATATCGTGATCCTGGACCAGAAATCACCCGGCGGCCTTGAAGGCATTCAATCCTTTTTCTATGACGGGCAACCCCTTGACATCACCCATGCGGATGTGCGGATCAGTCAGATTACAGCCCGGGATATCGACCGCCAGGGATTTGCCCACTATTTTTTAAAAGAGATCAATGAAGCCCCGTTTTCCGTGGAAAAAACCCTGGAAAACACATTCACAGAAAACCCGGAATCCGGGCTTCTGGAAATCCGGCTGCCGGAATCTGTGTTGCCCCGGATTATTCAAACGGAACTGGCCGCCGGAAAACTGAAGAAAATCTTTTTCATCGGACAAGGCACCGCCGGGGTGGCGGCCCGGGGCTGTGCCAATCTGCTCAACACCTATCTGGGAGATTTTACATGCGATATCCGGGCCTTGAAATCATCTGAACTGTCAGGTTTCTGCATGAATGAAAATGATGATTCCGCCACTTCCATGTCCAACACTCTGGTGGTGGCCATCAGCCAGTCCGGCACCACCACGGATACCAACCGGACCGTGGATATGATCCGGGCGGCCGGCGCCAGGACCCTGGCCATTGTCAACCGCCGGGATTCCGATCTCACCTTTAAGGTGGACGGGGTGTTTTACACCAGTTCCGGCCGGGACATTGAAATGTCAGTGGCCTCCACCAAAGCGTTTTACGCCCAGCTCACCGCCGGCGCGGTGCTGGGATTGTACATGGCCGGAATCATCGGGGCCAGATCAGCAGAATATATCACCCGGGAAATTCAGGAACTGCAGACGATTCCGGATAAAATGCGCACGGTTCTGGCCATGCGGGATACGATCCGGACGTCGGCTGATCGTCTGGCCATCTCCAAAAGCTACTGGGCCACGGTGGGATCCGGCGCCAACAAAACCGCTGCCGACGAAATCCGCATTAAATTGTCTGAACTGTGCTACAAAACCATTTCTTCCGATTACGTGGAAGACAAGAAACACATTGATCTGTCTTCTGAACCTTTGATCATTGTATGCGCCGCAGGGACAAGGGAAAGTGTTCTGGCCGATATTGTCAAGGATACCGCTATTTTCCATGCCCACAAGGCCGCACCCATTGTCATTACCACCCGGGACGAGGACCGGTTCGATCTGTATGCGGCAGACGTGTTCAAGGTACCGGAAATCAATGAATCTTATGCGCCGATTCTCAACACCCTGGTGGGGCATCTGTGGGGATATTATGCCGCCCTTGCTATCAATGAAGGGTCCCGGTTCATGTTTCAGTGGCGGACCCGGGTCCAGGAAATCCTGGATGAATACATTGCCCAGGGACATAATGAATATGAAGTGATTCTGGAAGATAAATTCAGGGAACACATTGCCGAATTCTACAATCTTTTCACAAAAAAAAGGCGAGAAAACGGATTTCCTTCGGCCATGGGACTGGACAACGCCACCAACATCACGCTGTTGCTCAAATATTTATCCGGCCGGCTCCCGGTATCGGATTTTGAAATTGATTTTCTGACCAAAGGAACCCCGGCCAACATGCTGGATACGTTTTTCAAAAACATGAACCTGGCCATCAACAACATGGCCCGGCCCGTGGATGCCATCAAGCATCAGGCCAAAACCGTGACCGTGGGCACCAGCCGGATCAAGGAAACGTTCCAGGGCCTGGTATTTGACGAGCTGACCCGCCATGAAATTCAGGTCTCCCAGATCACCAACAAAAACGTGCTGGTCATCAAGCGTCTTCAGGAAGTCATCGATCAAGTCAACGGCGGGCTGCTGTATCAGATCACCGGACTCAACCTGCTGGGGGACGTCACGCCTGACACCCGGATCACGGTTTTGGAAAAAACCGGCACACTGGTCAATGAAACCTCTCGGGTGGAAACCGATCCCCAGCTCAAAGGCACCAAGAATATCATTGTCCGGGAAGGCAATGTCTATATCGGCAAAGGCCGGAAAGACAAAAAAAGTATTCTGGTGATTCCAGTCCTGTCCTCAGCCTCAGACACATCCAACATCATTGAATACATCCTGTCTTTGAACGTGGATTTCAAATCCTCGGAATCCGTCACCCTGCTGAAGAAAATCAAGGCCCTGGGCGGCAAATACACCCGGATCAAAGACTGGATTCTGGAAAGCGAAAACATCGTGTGGGATGATAAATTTCTCAACCTGGTACCAGTGGAAACTTTGTTCGGGGAGACGGCGGAACAGGTGGTAGCGGCCATCATCAAAAAACTCGGATGA
- a CDS encoding tetrathionate reductase family octaheme c-type cytochrome: MKQTSQSAAATLLWTAVLFVAALMLVRPCAASVANAAQQEALGIKLAKQAVREDKHWTTVDHSKIEILNQDFTSGDQITQACLSCHTDASMQFKETIHWTWKVPSEKEGIMNGKAGHAVNNFCISGNAMEDKGCVSCHAGWNDIQGEVNCLACHGKEKFPFKETFADLAAFEGDDDPDLVEIVDDLHNGIQQAVQNITLPRRNNCGECHFKGGGGDGVKHGDLDTSLARPNRMLDVHMAEDGADFACTRCHTTVKHHIAGRLYTRPAAAERKSLIEDDMASKITCESCHSATPHKASTKMNDHTDKVACQSCHIPEFARVNPTKMSWDWSTAGKMKDGKPYEEKGDLGKAVYKSIKGTFAWAKNVVPQYYWYNGSFDNIGIKDKIDPQQIVEVSHPLGSPNDPDARIHPFKIHSGKQPYDKINQQLVAPLLSGPKGFWTTFDMNDAIMRGNQTLDVPYSGEFDYVETTYAFPITHMVAPAEKSLDCIQCHTRDNSRLAGITGIYMPGRDKFAIVDTIGLIAVLGALAGVTLHGLGRFFTRNGREE; this comes from the coding sequence CTGAAACAGACAAGCCAAAGCGCTGCTGCCACATTGTTGTGGACAGCGGTCCTGTTCGTTGCGGCCCTGATGCTCGTCCGGCCTTGTGCGGCATCTGTTGCCAATGCCGCACAACAAGAAGCGTTGGGCATTAAACTGGCCAAACAGGCGGTGCGGGAAGACAAACACTGGACCACGGTGGATCATTCCAAAATCGAGATACTGAACCAGGATTTTACCTCCGGAGACCAGATCACTCAAGCCTGTCTGTCCTGCCATACGGATGCCTCCATGCAGTTCAAGGAAACCATTCACTGGACCTGGAAAGTGCCGTCTGAAAAAGAAGGCATCATGAACGGCAAGGCCGGGCATGCCGTGAACAACTTCTGCATTTCCGGCAATGCCATGGAAGACAAAGGCTGTGTTTCCTGTCATGCCGGGTGGAACGATATCCAGGGAGAGGTCAACTGTCTGGCCTGCCACGGCAAAGAAAAATTCCCGTTCAAAGAAACCTTTGCCGATCTGGCTGCGTTTGAAGGAGATGACGATCCGGATCTTGTGGAGATTGTTGATGACCTGCACAATGGGATCCAACAGGCGGTCCAGAACATCACCCTGCCCCGGCGCAACAACTGCGGGGAATGCCATTTCAAGGGCGGCGGCGGCGACGGGGTCAAACACGGGGATCTGGACACTTCTTTGGCCAGACCCAACCGGATGCTGGATGTGCACATGGCAGAGGATGGCGCGGATTTTGCCTGTACCCGGTGCCACACCACAGTGAAACACCATATTGCCGGGCGGCTCTATACCCGGCCGGCGGCAGCGGAGCGGAAAAGCCTGATTGAAGATGACATGGCTTCCAAGATCACCTGTGAGTCCTGCCACAGCGCCACCCCCCACAAGGCCAGCACCAAAATGAACGACCACACCGACAAGGTGGCCTGCCAGAGCTGTCATATTCCGGAATTCGCCCGGGTCAACCCCACCAAAATGTCCTGGGACTGGTCCACGGCCGGAAAAATGAAGGACGGCAAACCCTATGAGGAAAAAGGGGACTTAGGCAAAGCAGTGTACAAATCCATCAAAGGGACCTTTGCCTGGGCCAAAAATGTGGTGCCCCAATATTACTGGTACAATGGCTCATTTGACAACATCGGCATCAAAGATAAGATCGATCCCCAGCAGATCGTGGAGGTCAGCCATCCATTAGGATCTCCCAATGACCCGGATGCCCGGATTCATCCCTTTAAAATCCACTCAGGCAAACAGCCTTATGACAAAATCAACCAACAGCTGGTGGCACCGCTGCTCTCCGGACCCAAGGGGTTCTGGACCACATTTGACATGAACGATGCCATCATGCGGGGAAATCAGACCCTGGATGTCCCCTATTCCGGCGAATTCGATTATGTGGAAACCACCTATGCCTTTCCCATCACCCACATGGTGGCCCCGGCGGAAAAATCTCTGGACTGCATCCAGTGCCATACCCGGGACAATTCGCGCCTGGCCGGTATCACCGGCATTTACATGCCGGGCCGGGACAAGTTCGCCATTGTGGACACCATCGGTTTGATCGCGGTGCTTGGGGCCCTGGCCGGTGTGACGCTCCACGGACTGGGCCGGTTTTTTACCCGTAACGGCAGGGAGGAATAA
- a CDS encoding rhodanese-like domain-containing protein, giving the protein MNTRTAKKIPAVLAIGMMMLTGAVTAGANDSWRFHDIVEADFVIAHLSIPMTDNVMIIDARPYKPMYIKGHIPGAVSIPDTDFDKKTDLLPADKNALLIFYCGGLECKLSHKSAQKAEALGYKNVKVFAKGFPEWMAQPGAYPSVSAEYVAAQIAENKTLLVDARPQKPKYDKGHIPSAISIPDTRFDELSGKLPRLLETPIIFYCGGLDCRLSHKSAAKALVMGYKDVSVFAKGYPEWKKQFGAAADTVAVKAGEMEGSIDLERFKTILNDHPESIMLVDTRDADEFAKGHFNTAVNIPVGNLEDKISELPADKPVVFVCSTGARSGEAYYMVQDVRPELKDVYYVEAQISFKQDGTYTIKAPK; this is encoded by the coding sequence ATGAACACACGAACTGCAAAAAAAATCCCGGCGGTCCTGGCCATCGGTATGATGATGCTGACCGGGGCCGTGACTGCCGGTGCAAACGATTCCTGGCGATTTCATGATATCGTGGAAGCCGATTTTGTCATCGCCCATCTATCGATCCCCATGACGGATAATGTCATGATCATTGACGCCAGACCTTATAAGCCCATGTACATCAAAGGGCACATCCCGGGTGCGGTCAGTATTCCGGACACGGATTTTGACAAAAAAACCGATCTGCTGCCCGCAGACAAAAATGCCCTGCTTATTTTTTACTGCGGCGGGCTTGAATGTAAACTCAGCCACAAATCCGCCCAAAAAGCCGAAGCCTTAGGCTACAAAAACGTCAAGGTGTTTGCCAAAGGATTTCCCGAATGGATGGCCCAGCCCGGCGCATATCCTTCAGTGTCTGCTGAATATGTGGCCGCACAGATCGCGGAAAACAAAACGCTTCTGGTGGATGCCCGCCCCCAGAAACCCAAATATGACAAAGGGCACATCCCTTCCGCCATCAGTATTCCGGATACCCGGTTTGACGAACTGTCCGGCAAACTGCCCAGGCTTCTGGAAACCCCCATCATTTTTTACTGCGGCGGGCTGGACTGCCGCCTGAGCCACAAAAGTGCGGCCAAAGCCCTGGTGATGGGATACAAGGATGTGTCCGTGTTTGCCAAAGGGTATCCGGAATGGAAAAAACAGTTTGGTGCGGCTGCCGACACCGTGGCCGTGAAGGCCGGGGAAATGGAAGGGTCCATTGATCTGGAACGGTTCAAAACCATTCTGAACGATCATCCGGAATCCATTATGCTGGTGGACACCCGGGATGCGGATGAATTTGCCAAAGGCCATTTCAACACGGCTGTCAACATTCCGGTGGGAAACCTGGAAGATAAAATTTCCGAACTGCCGGCGGACAAACCCGTGGTGTTTGTCTGTTCCACGGGTGCCAGAAGCGGGGAAGCCTACTATATGGTGCAGGACGTCAGACCCGAACTCAAGGACGTCTATTATGTGGAGGCCCAGATCAGCTTCAAACAAGACGGCACTTACACCATCAAAGCCCCCAAATAA
- a CDS encoding thioredoxin family protein: MKKEQVLVVILVVMGLAGVYWFVGTPPGKKPAQESEDTGTQSVTETVTARVTDAGKPGPDRAGIDWNDYTPGLTRAKNQGKSVFLYFYAQWCTYCTKLKQTTFLDEKVQDYLDDHFVSISVDTDQNQTLSQTWQVTGLPTMWFLTPEGDRISNLPGYVDGSQLLKILKYIRTESYLTMSFQDFVKQ, encoded by the coding sequence ATGAAAAAAGAACAGGTGCTGGTGGTCATTCTGGTCGTGATGGGACTGGCAGGTGTATACTGGTTTGTCGGCACCCCGCCGGGAAAAAAGCCGGCACAAGAATCTGAAGATACAGGGACACAAAGTGTAACGGAAACGGTAACGGCCCGTGTAACGGATGCCGGAAAACCGGGACCAGACAGGGCCGGCATTGACTGGAACGATTATACCCCGGGACTGACTCGGGCCAAAAATCAGGGCAAAAGCGTGTTTCTTTATTTTTACGCCCAATGGTGTACCTATTGCACCAAACTGAAGCAGACCACGTTTCTGGATGAAAAAGTTCAGGATTACCTGGACGATCATTTTGTCAGTATTTCCGTGGATACGGATCAAAATCAGACCCTGTCCCAGACCTGGCAGGTGACCGGCCTGCCCACCATGTGGTTTCTGACGCCGGAAGGGGATCGGATCAGCAATCTTCCCGGGTATGTGGACGGATCTCAATTGTTGAAGATTCTCAAGTATATCCGCACGGAAAGCTATCTCACCATGAGTTTTCAGGACTTTGTCAAACAATAA
- a CDS encoding cytochrome b/b6 domain-containing protein — translation MAGKTMTNVYLYTRFERLWHWCQALMVIFLMITGFEVHGLYTLMGFDTAVELHNFIGLFWLGSFAFFAFWLIITGEWKQYIPTTRKLFDVARYYAWGIFHGQDHPVQKTPGAKHNPLQRLAYLGISAMLLPVQMVTGLLYYLYNSLGGVSLAPIAFIHTLAAFLLVNFLIIHLYMTTTGHSLFSHIKGMITGWEEIRDTSKIQEWETKATRKT, via the coding sequence ATGGCTGGTAAAACAATGACCAATGTTTATCTGTATACCCGGTTCGAACGGCTCTGGCACTGGTGCCAGGCATTGATGGTTATCTTTTTAATGATCACCGGATTTGAAGTCCACGGACTGTATACCCTCATGGGGTTTGACACTGCCGTTGAACTGCACAACTTCATCGGCCTTTTCTGGCTGGGGTCCTTTGCTTTTTTCGCTTTCTGGCTCATCATCACGGGTGAATGGAAACAATACATCCCCACCACCCGGAAACTGTTTGACGTGGCCCGGTACTATGCCTGGGGCATTTTTCACGGCCAGGATCACCCGGTACAAAAAACCCCGGGCGCCAAACACAACCCTTTGCAGCGTCTGGCCTACCTGGGTATTTCCGCCATGCTCCTGCCCGTGCAGATGGTTACAGGACTGCTGTATTACCTGTACAACAGCCTGGGAGGTGTCTCGCTGGCGCCCATTGCATTCATTCATACCCTGGCCGCATTCCTGCTGGTGAATTTTTTAATCATTCATCTGTACATGACCACCACGGGCCATTCTTTGTTCAGCCACATCAAGGGCATGATCACCGGATGGGAAGAGATCAGGGATACATCAAAAATTCAGGAGTGGGAAACCAAGGCCACCAGAAAAACCTGA
- a CDS encoding sigma-54 interaction domain-containing protein, which produces MKIGNHWRKIIDSVQDGIILVDAQGIFVAANHSAQLMTGYSEDQLIGKSCRILNCTGCDIKGIGTGKDWCQLFSQGLVRDKKCMITDSRKQTIPIVKTATVLYDEQDEIIGAVETLKDISENISYKNELASIKRIYHIDDGFHGIIGRTPVMQNLFEHIQGVAPLDTPVIILGESGTGKEMVAKALHETGNRADKPFIKVNCAALSETILESELFGHVKGAYTGAAADRIGRFEAAHQGTLFLDEVGDIPLSVQVKLLRVLEEQMIQRVGDNRSIPIDVRIITATNRNLETMIRNGGFREDLFFRINVFPVICPPLRDRKDDITLIIQHFITILAKKTQKNILGFTPQAMRIMVAYPWPGNIRELRNAVEYAFVLAKGKSIGIEHLPDKLLKDLPDGEAPAPVLGRELKSGATIGAIPVKQSERTALVDALHQADGNQTRAAEILGVSRVTVWKRMKKHGIILENRGK; this is translated from the coding sequence ATGAAAATTGGAAATCACTGGCGGAAAATCATCGATTCAGTCCAGGACGGGATCATTCTGGTGGATGCACAGGGCATTTTTGTGGCAGCCAATCATTCGGCCCAGCTCATGACCGGGTATTCCGAAGATCAGCTCATCGGTAAATCCTGCCGCATACTCAACTGCACCGGGTGTGACATCAAAGGTATTGGAACAGGTAAAGACTGGTGTCAGCTGTTTTCCCAGGGCCTGGTAAGGGATAAGAAATGCATGATCACAGACAGCCGGAAACAGACCATCCCCATTGTTAAAACCGCCACCGTGCTGTATGACGAGCAGGACGAAATCATCGGCGCGGTGGAAACCCTTAAAGATATTTCAGAAAATATCAGTTACAAAAACGAGCTGGCATCCATTAAGCGCATTTATCATATCGATGACGGATTTCACGGGATCATCGGCCGAACACCGGTGATGCAGAACCTGTTTGAACACATCCAGGGGGTGGCGCCGCTGGATACACCGGTGATCATATTAGGAGAAAGCGGTACGGGCAAGGAGATGGTGGCCAAAGCGTTGCACGAAACCGGAAACCGGGCTGACAAACCGTTTATCAAGGTCAATTGTGCCGCGTTGAGTGAAACCATTTTGGAAAGCGAACTGTTCGGCCATGTCAAAGGGGCGTATACCGGGGCGGCTGCCGATCGTATCGGCCGGTTTGAAGCGGCCCACCAGGGCACCCTGTTTCTGGATGAAGTCGGTGATATTCCGTTGTCAGTCCAGGTCAAGCTGCTTCGGGTGCTGGAAGAGCAGATGATCCAGCGGGTGGGAGACAACCGGTCCATTCCCATTGACGTGCGTATCATCACCGCCACCAACCGGAACCTGGAAACCATGATCCGAAATGGCGGGTTCAGGGAGGATCTGTTTTTCCGGATCAACGTGTTTCCCGTGATCTGTCCGCCCCTGCGGGATCGAAAAGATGATATCACGCTGATCATCCAGCATTTTATCACGATTCTGGCCAAAAAAACCCAAAAAAACATTCTGGGTTTCACGCCCCAGGCCATGCGGATCATGGTGGCCTACCCCTGGCCCGGAAACATCAGAGAACTGCGCAATGCCGTGGAATATGCATTTGTACTGGCCAAGGGAAAAAGCATCGGAATCGAACATCTGCCGGACAAACTGCTCAAAGACTTGCCGGATGGCGAGGCCCCGGCCCCGGTTTTGGGACGGGAGTTGAAATCCGGGGCAACGATTGGCGCGATCCCGGTGAAACAGTCGGAAAGAACCGCTCTGGTGGATGCGCTGCATCAGGCGGACGGTAATCAGACCCGGGCCGCAGAGATTCTGGGTGTATCCAGGGTAACGGTATGGAAACGGATGAAAAAACATGGCATTATCCTGGAAAACCGGGGAAAATAG